In a single window of the Ooceraea biroi isolate clonal line C1 chromosome 8, Obir_v5.4, whole genome shotgun sequence genome:
- the LOC105278573 gene encoding uncharacterized protein LOC105278573 produces MGQLPATRVTPHRPFLNIGDDYAGPITLKTFRGRGAKTYKGYFIVFVCFSSSAIHLEIATDYSTDGSIAAHKRFTSRRCICSTITSDQGTNFVGANAELRRLFRAATREWSEIANILANDGVEWKFNPPSTLHFGEKWEAGVKSVKGHLRRIIGDTVLTYEELSTFLTQVEAILNSRPLVALSDDPADLSALTPGHFLVGSALTTIPEPSMQDIPLNRF; encoded by the coding sequence ATGGGGCAACTACCAGCAACCCGGGTGACACCACACCGACCCTTCCTGAACATCGGAGACGACTATGCCGGGCCCATCACGCTCAAAACGTTCCGCGGACGAGGCGCCAAAACCTACAAGGGTTACTTCATAGTCTTTGTATGCTTCAGCAGCTCTGCAATCCATTTAGAAATAGCCACGGATTACTCCACCGACGGGTCCATAGCCGCTCACAAGCGCTTTACAAGCCGCCGCTGCATCTGCTCCACCATCACCAGTGACCAAGGCACCAATTTTGTCGGGGCGAATGCTGAACTGAGACGACTATTCCGAGCCGCAACGCGAGAATGGTCTGAGATAGCCAACATCCTCGCCAACGACGGAGTAGAATGGAAATTTAATCCACCTTCAACGCTGCACTTCGGCGAAAAATGGGAGGCCGGCGTCAAATCAGTCAAGGGTCATCTACGTCGAATTATCGGTGATACAGTCCTAACTTATGAAGAACTCTCAACCTTTTTGACACAAGTAGAAGCCATCTTAAACTCTCGTCCTCTCGTTGCTCTATCCGACGACCCGGCGGATTTGTCCGCTCTGACGCCTGGTCATTTCCTCGTTGGTTCCGCTCTCACGACCATTCCTGAGCCCTCAATGCAAGACATTCCTCTGAATCGCTTCTAA